DNA from Streptomyces sp. NBC_01476:
CCTCGAACCCGTACGCGGCGAAGGCAGCAACGGCTCGACCAGGGCCCATTGTTCATCGGTCAGATCGGACGGATAACCCCGCCCCGCACCACTCACACCCAGCCCAACGAGCCACCCGAACAGCCGACACGCCAGATCTCAAACGCGCTCTCAGTCAACAACCCCCACCACTCGGCAAGCTCATCGAGACTCCTGGCTCTCCGGACGACCGCACAGGCGCACACCAGCAGGATCGCTGTCAGCGAGTACCACCGGCCCCGCCGGGCGCGCGGGTCGGGCACCGGGTCCAAGTAGGGACGAAGACCAGTGGTCCGGCGGACATCCAGAGAACCCAGCTTCACCAACACGGCAGGGACGCGAGAAAATGTAGCTGCAGGCACGCGCCATCTCATGATCATCGGGCTTAGACACCACAAATGATCACCAAGCCCGTGCCTGCCCCATTATGCACCACAACCGATAACAACCCTACCGGCCGCACGCCTCCGGAGCTTGCAACCGCCCTGGCTAACTGGACGACAGGATTCGAGCCCGCGACCCACCGATCAGGCAATTAGTCCTCGAACTCTATCACTCCGAATTTTCCTAGATAAGCAGCAAGCTCACTCCAAGAATTCCGTTCCGGCCTCTCGATTGATCTTTTCAAAAAATCGAGAATCTTCGGCATCTTGGGCGAGTTGACAATTACCAGCCCTCTCCCCCACGTAATGCCACCCTCTCTCTCGACTTGACGCTCCATGTTTCGCGGCGTACAAACGACGAACTGCAGAGATTCTTCGCCTTCACCGTCCGAAGGACCGATTAGCGCTTGGATCAGGAACGCGAAGTCCTCGGGGTCGCTCGGGCGAAAGTCGTCAAGATCCACGTCCGCACTGATGAAGTGGCGTACCGAGGCCCTCACTCGGCCTCCTCAATGTTCAGATGAGCGTCGGCCTGCCATTGCTTCTCGGGGACTACCCGCCATTCAAGGTTCGCCTGGTAACCAGGGCCGCCGTATTCCGCTGGCCTGTTCGGCTTAAAGGACGGCGGGCGGTATTGGCGGAGTTTGTCCTTGCTTATCATAGTCCTTCCATCTTTGGCCAACCTGTACCCTGGCCCAACCCAAGCCGCGCCCATCATTTCCGCCTCCGCCTTACTGACTGTGCCAACACCCGACATACCCTTTTGACGAGCAGCATCACTCAACATTCTGGCCAGCTCCACTTCGCGTTCGACCGAAACCGCCCCGGGGACAGCCAGTTCGCCGCCTACGCCATATTCTCCACCGGCAGCAAGATAGGCGGCTTCCGAACCGTTCTCTTTTGCAGCCTTATAGACGTCGGAATCCGTATCCGCACCAAGAGCGGCTGCCCATCTGTCAAACTGGTCGGCGTCACCGCTACTGCAGAAGTCCGAGTCGGCCCAACAAACGGGGTTTGCGATATCGGATATCTCGTCGAGAGCATTGCCGATTCCGACGAGCTTCCCCATGACTATACTACGCAGGGGATTGTGCGGCTTTTTGCGGGGTTTCGTATTCGCAGTGAATTGCTGGACATAGTAGCTGACCCCCTGCTGGAAGGAAAGCTGCTCGTATTTTGGCGTCGCCTGACCATGGCTGTCCGTGTACCCCTGGTCGTGGTACCAATCATTCAGTCCTTGAGCAGTCCCGAATCCGAGCCCCGAAGTGTCATCGTAGAGCATCTGCCCGGAGGGATCAGTGAAGGTCGCAGGGTTGTTATCGGCGTAGGCATAGCCGTTGAGCGACTGTGAGTCGGTGGTGTCGAGGAGGGGGTCGACGCTGATGAAGCGGCCGGTGGTGGGGTCGTATTCGCGGGCGCCGATGTAGGTGAGGCTGCTGGTGGGGTCGGTAGCTTTGCCGAGGAATGCCTTGTCGTCGGGCCAGGTGCCGGTGCCGCCGGTGCGGGGGGCGCCGAAGGGGGTGGTGTAGCGCTTGGTGACTGCTTGGGTGTTGCTGTCCAGGGCGAGGCTACTTGTGCCGTGCTGGTCGGCAGCGAGCCAGGTGAGGGTGTTGGTGCCGCTCTGGTTACTGCGCAGAGCGATGGTGAAGCTGCCGACGGTGTAGTAGCGCTGGGCCCAGTATTTGGCGGTGGAGGTGGTGGTGTCGAGGTGGACTTCGGTGTTACCGAGGTAGAGGACGCTCTGGCCGCTGGTGTTGCGGCGGATGAGGAGATTGCCGTCGGCGTCGTAGATGTGGCTGGTGGTGCTCTTCGTGGCCCCAGCGCTCGACTTCTCGGTGAGGGTGTCGAGTTGGCCCTCGGGTGTCCAGGTGAGCGACTGCGTGTCGGTGCCATTTGGGCGCGTTGTGGTGTCTCCGGCGTTGTCGTACACATAGGTGGTGGGCGCGCCGGTGCAGGTAGCTGCCGAGGCGACACTGGTGAGTGCGTGGGGACGTGCCGGGTTGTAGCAGTACGTGCTCAGCGCGCTGGTACCGGTGGTGCTGTGGCTGGTCTCGGACGTGCGAAGCCCTGCGTCGTTGTAGGTGTAGGTCGTCCAGTAGGGGCTGGGGCCGCCGAGGTTGGCGGTGGTGCGGCCGGTGGTCGCGCAGTCGGCGGTGGCGGGTGTCCAGGCGTCGGTCAGGCGTTTGTAGCCGTCGTAGGTGAAGCACTGGTTGTCGGCGGTGCTGGTGCCGCCGAGGGTGGTGTGGTCGTAGATGTGGGTGACGTTGCCGGAGTCGTCGTAGCCGTAGTTGAGGTCTTGGTCCGGGTAGCTGTGGGTCTGGTCGGTGACGGCCGACTCGGTGAGTCGGTCGGTCCCTTCCTGGTAGGTGTTGGTGATGTAGGCCTTTTTGACGCCTGCGGCCGTTGAGATGCCGAGGGTCAGCTGCTGGGTCTGGCCGATGTCGTTGTATACGGCGCCGAGGAGGTAGTTGCTGGCGCCGCTGACGTCGGTGGGCAGGCCCAGAGCGTTGTAGTGGGTGTTGACGATCTCGGCGTTGAGGCCGCCGGCCGCGGGTTGGTTGATGTACTGCTGGGTGCCGTCGAGGTTGTAGTAGGTGGAGGTGGTCAGCTTGCTGGTGACGGCGCCGGAAGTGACCATCGGGTCGGTGGCGGGAAGGTCGATTTCGGTGGTGGTGGGCCGGTCCAGGCTGTCGTAGGCGGTGACCTTCTGGGTGTAGGCCGTACCGGTGGTGCCACCGATGTAGCGGGTCGAGGAGTCCAGTTGGCCCTTGAGCAGAGTGTCGTAGGACCAGGTGGCGATCTTGTTGGCGTTGGTCTGGGAGGTCTGCCACTGGTCGGTCTTGCGGCCAAGGGGGTCGTACGCGTACAGCAGCGTTTTCTGGCGGGAGTCGGTGGTGGAAGCCACCTGGTCGAGGCTGTTGTAGGCGGTGGTGGCGGTGCCCTTGTCCGGGTCTGTCACTGAGGTCTGGCGGCCGAACAGGTCGTAGGCGTAGGACCACTGGGCATCGGGGCTGTTGACGGTACTGGGCTTGCCGTCGCGGGTGTAGGTGAAGGTGGTCGAGTGGTAGGCAGCCCCGACGCCCGCGCCGTAGGCGGTGTCGGCGGGGTCGGTGCCGGAGTACTCGCGCTGTTCGGTGGTGCGGCCGAAGATGTCGGTGATGGTGCGGGTGGCAGAGCCGCCGGTCAGGGCGGTGGTGGCGGTGGAGTCACCGGTGTAGCTTGTGCTGCTCGTCCATGTCTTGTCACCGTAGATGTACAGGCTGCTGGTGGTGGGGCGCCCGACGCCGTCGAAGACGGTCTCCGTCTGCTTGGGCGCTCTGCCGGACTCGGCCCGGGCGTAGGCGCCTGAGGGGTTCGCGGTGGAGTCGAAGACGTCGGCGTACGTTTCGTAGGCCAGGCCGCGGCTGTCGTAGCGGGTGTCGGTCAGCAGCCGGCCGCCGTTCGCACCGGGGGACTGTGTCTGCAGGGGGCGCAACAGCGAGTCGTAGATCGTATAGGTGGTGTTGTAGACGTCATTGCCCCTGATGGTCGACGTGGATGTCCACGGTGGGGCCTCGTTGGTGACGTGGTAGGCGTAGGTGTAGTTCGCGCCGTCGCCGCCTCCGCGCGAGCGGTTGGGCAGCCAGACGGCGGTGACCCGGCCGAGAGCGTCGTAGGCCGACTCGGTGAGCTTGGTGTTGACGTCGGCGGACATCACGGTATTGCCGCGGGCGTAGTCCAGGTACGTGAACGTTTTCTGTGTTTTGGCGTTGGTGGTCGCGATCATGGTCAGGGGGCCGGCACCGGTCGGGGTGTAGGCGGTGCTGGTGGTGTTCCCGGCCGCGTCCGCAGCAGACAGGATCCGGCCGAGTTTGACAGTCGCGTCGTCGTACGTGGTCTTCGTGACGGTTTGCCAGGAGGTGGGGTTGCGCTCCCCGCCAGTGGCTGTTGCGGGGTAGGCAGAGGCACGGCCGGTCCAGGTCGCCTCGCCCAGCGTCGGGGTCTGGGAGGCAGACCACGCCGTCGCGGCGGTGTTGTCGTAGGCGATGCCGTTGTCGGAGATGACGTCGCCGCGGTTGGTGCTGTCGGCAGGCAGCACAAGGGCGGTTTCTGCGGTGGAGCAGACGTGGCTGGTGGTGCGGGTGCGGGAGACCAGGGAGGTGATACCCACGGCGGTGTTGCGGGCGTACCAGGTGCGGGTGCAGGACTCGTCGCCGTTCAGGCCGAGTTGGCCGGAGTCGTTGACCTGGGTGGGCATGCCGTAGCTGTCGTAGGTGGTGTTGACGCTGTGGGTGCGCCACCCGGCGGTGGCGGTCAGGTACGTGGATGTCTGGGTCTTGGCGGTGCGGACGTAGTACGCCTTGATGTTGGCGTAGGACTTCTGCTGCGTGGCAGTGTTGCTGGACCACGGGTCGTTGAGGGTCACCGAGACCGGGGTGGTGCCGTCGTAGGTGACCTGCTCGCGGGTGAATCCGGCGTACTGGTTGCTGTCGGTGATGTTCGGCACGCTCAAACCGGTGAAGCTGACGCCCGCTGCCTGCACGGAGCGGGTGGTGCCGTCCTTCTGTTTGTCGCCGTCCATGCCCTGCATGTACACCGACACGGTCTTGGACTGTGTGTCGCTGGATACGCCGGTGGTAGTCGTCACGGTGCGGTAGCCGCGCCAGACGGACCAGGTGCGCTCGTCCGCCGGGGTCATGGGGTCGTCGTTGTAGTGCCAGGCAGGCCCGGAGTAGGAGTAGGCACTCTCCATCGTCTGGCCCAGCGCGGTGGGGTCGGAGGTGACCACGGCCAGTACCCGGTACTTGTGGAACCAGTCGATGGACGCCTCGGTGGCACCGTTGATGTGCCAGTACACCGGGTAACAGCTCTTGGTGTCGTTGTCCTCGGCCGCCGGCATGTTCGAACCGCGTACACACTCGGGATCCGAGAAGGTCACGCTGGTGATGGCACCGGTCTCGGTGGTGACGCTGGCGATCCGCGGCAGGTTCAGCGGGAGGATGTCATCGGTCGGGGCATCGACCCGGTTCGCGCGCATCTGGTACGTGAAGGTCACCGGGTCAAGGGTGATCGGCGTACCAGTCTTGCCCGTACGCTGAATCGACTTCAGTGTGAGCGTCTGGTCGGAGCTGTCGCCGATGTCGCCCGGGTCCAGGAACTGCTGGGTCAGAGCCCACGAGTCCACGGCGGTGTAGGCGGCCGGGCTGGCGGCCGCGTTCCAGGCGAAGGTGCTGATGCCGGTCAGGCGCTTGCGAGTGAAGAACGCCGGTCCGGTCGCATGGCAGTCCGCACCGGAAGCGCAGATGGAGTCGAACGGCACATCCGGCCAGTTGGGGGCGGTTGTCTTGGTCAGCGAGGAGCAGTCCGCGGCGGTGCACCGCTCGGCATAACTGAAGGTGACCTTGTCCGACGCGGTGCCGGTGAACAGGGTGTCGGAGCGCTGTCCATAGAGGATGTGGTCGAGGTATCCGCCGCGGGTGTAGGAGGCGGTGCCGGTGGTGGCGCCATTCTTGGCGTAGTAGTTGGTTTCCGGGGTGTACCAGTACGACATGGCGTTGCCGTGCAGGTCCACGACGTAGTCCAGGTTCCACCGCCATGCCTGGTTCTTGGCTCGCCCAGAGAAGCTGGTCCCGGAGGAGTAGCCCGGTTCGCCGGAGTCGTCGCCGAACACCGGAACGGTCCAGACCGAGTTGGTGGCGTCGCTGGCGCCGGCTCCGGGGAGCTTGTTCAGGCCGAAGACGTACTTGGTGCCGTCTCCGGTGGTGACGGTCCAGTACTCCCCTGCGCCGTCGATGCCCGTGTCGCCCTCGTCGCCGTTGTTCGCGCCGGTGGAGTGGGTCACGGTGGAGGCGTCGTCGTCCTTGAGCCGCCAGGTCCCGGTGGTGTCGTCCTTGACCAGTTCGGTCGACTTTCCGTTGAGGACCAGAGAGGCGTTGTCGTACTTCCAGCACTCGTCGAACTTGCCGGTCTGCCCGTCGTCGTCGCAGGTTGCGTAGGAGCGCTCAACGTACGAGGAAGAGCTGAGGTCGAAGCCTTCACCGACCTGGGTGCTCTGGTTGTTCGTCGAAGCGGTCTTGCCGTCCGTGCTGCCCGAGTCGTAGGACAGGGCCAGGTCCGGGGCGGGACCGGCCGCCGCGGGCGGGGTGCTCATCGGGTAGGACCACGTGAACGATCCCGAAGAGCCGCCGGCAGCCCAGGTGGATGACGCGGACAGCGGCGAGGCCGTGTAGTTACCGGCGCCCGACGAGGATTCCCCCGATGCGGCAGCCAGCGCCAGCACTGCGGCAGACGAGGCGGCTTGCTTCGGCAGACTGACCTGCGCGGTGACGGACTGCCCGCTGATGCTGTTGTGGGAGTTCAGCGGGGTCTGCACACGGCAGGCAGGCTTCTGCGGGGTGGTCAGTGCGCAGGTCGGCAGCTGCACCAGGCGCAGCCGACCCGACCAGCCGCCTCCATTGGCGGAGGCGAAAGCGGAGTAGTCCACGCTCAATTGGGCGCTTCCCGCATCCGCTGCAGCCGCGGTCAGCACCACCCCGTTGACCCCGGCCTTCTGAGCCTCCTTCTGGCTCAGAACCCGGACCTGAACCTCACCGGTGGCGCGCGTGCTGCCTTTGCCCTGTGTGATGGTGACGGGCAGTCCCCCAGCGGTCAGTTCCGTCGGTGCACCGGGGGTGATGTGGCCTGTCGCCAGTGCTTCCGCCGGCCAGGCCGCCATCTGCTCGGTCCGAGCCCTTTTCGCCTGTGCGGTGTTGGTGGCCTTACCGCTGGTGACCCGTGCCCGGGCGGTGTTCGCGCCCAGTTTGGTGACCGGGTCGACCTTCACCGAGCGCGATTTGGGCAGTGCCGGCGCGCCGAGCCCCCCGCCGCTGTCAGCGGCGGCCACCGGGGCCGCCAGACCGACGGGGACCACCAGGGCCACGCACAACGCCGCGACAAGCGGCACCCGGCGCCGTCGGCGGACCCCGCCGGGGACTTGTTCACGTAGCGGAAGCAGGACCCCGCGGATGAGGGTGTTCCTCATCCACCGGGCTCTCATACGGGCACTCACAGCCAGGCCTCCAAACCCATCGGATACACGGCGTAGACACGCACGTACGCACTGAGACCGTTGCCGGACAGCGCACGTGCCGAAAAGAGGGATTCACTGCTGAGCAGGTGGAGCGCGGGGGCGGGTGCTTGCCGCCCCCGCTGGTGTCGCGGGCTCAGTCCAGGCCGGCGTCGACGATCTGCTGCTGGTTGGTCATCGCACCGGCCCACAGCCGGATATCGGTGATTTTCCCGGGCAGGTAGTGGGCCCAGTCGCTGTCGCCGGCGGCGTGACCCTCGCCCACCGCGAAAGCCCCGGACCCGATCACAGCCGTGTAGGTGTGTGTGACGTCAGCGTCGTTCTCGGCAGCGCTGAGATAGAAGCGGACAACCCGGGAGGGGGCGTCGAAGGTGCCCGTCAGGCGTACCGAGCTGCCCAGGTCCGCGACCTCGTTCGACCTCACACCGTCGAAAGTATTGTCGGCGTTGAGGCGGCCGAACCACCAATAGCCCTCTGGGGTCGGCGTGATGACGCCGGTGTCCGGGTCGACCTTGCTGCCGGTGCCGGTGCGCTGATACCAGAATCCCCACGCCGAACCGTCCGCGGATCGCTGCCCGATGACCTGTGCGGTGTAGCCGACGGGCTGTGCCAGCAGCTGGTTTTCATCAGCGTCGACTTTGGTGGACACAGTGAAAGAGGCGGTGTCATCGATCACCGGGCCCGGGGTGGTGGCAGCACTGGTCGGCCCGCCCAGCACGATCGCCTGACCGTCCAGTGACGCACCGCCCGACAACGTCAGAGAACGCCCGTATCCGGATGTTGCATCCGCCAGCGTGGTTGCACCGACTGCCGCCCCATCGGGGTTCCAGCTGCCCATCAGTTCGACACTCGACGGCGACCCGTCACTGGTCGGGTCGGTCAGCAGCCGGTCTTCCGTGGCGATCTCGTTTGCCGTGAGGGTCCGCTGCCACACGGCGGTCTCATCCACCCGGCCGCTCCAGTAGTCGCTGTAGGTCCCGGACCCGGCACTGCGCCGTCCGAACTCCAGTTTCCCGTCGGATACGCTCGCACCCGAGGTGGCCGGCAGGGCGACCGGAGCTGACTGCGGCCTGCCATTGACATACAAGGTGAGTGTGTGGTTCGGGGCGTCATACACAC
Protein-coding regions in this window:
- a CDS encoding transposase family protein, whose translation is MIMRWRVPAATFSRVPAVLVKLGSLDVRRTTGLRPYLDPVPDPRARRGRWYSLTAILLVCACAVVRRARSLDELAEWWGLLTESAFEIWRVGCSGGSLGWV
- a CDS encoding Imm8 family immunity protein, whose product is MRASVRHFISADVDLDDFRPSDPEDFAFLIQALIGPSDGEGEESLQFVVCTPRNMERQVEREGGITWGRGLVIVNSPKMPKILDFLKRSIERPERNSWSELAAYLGKFGVIEFED
- a CDS encoding RHS repeat-associated core domain-containing protein, which encodes MRNTLIRGVLLPLREQVPGGVRRRRRVPLVAALCVALVVPVGLAAPVAAADSGGGLGAPALPKSRSVKVDPVTKLGANTARARVTSGKATNTAQAKRARTEQMAAWPAEALATGHITPGAPTELTAGGLPVTITQGKGSTRATGEVQVRVLSQKEAQKAGVNGVVLTAAAADAGSAQLSVDYSAFASANGGGWSGRLRLVQLPTCALTTPQKPACRVQTPLNSHNSISGQSVTAQVSLPKQAASSAAVLALAAASGESSSGAGNYTASPLSASSTWAAGGSSGSFTWSYPMSTPPAAAGPAPDLALSYDSGSTDGKTASTNNQSTQVGEGFDLSSSSYVERSYATCDDDGQTGKFDECWKYDNASLVLNGKSTELVKDDTTGTWRLKDDDASTVTHSTGANNGDEGDTGIDGAGEYWTVTTGDGTKYVFGLNKLPGAGASDATNSVWTVPVFGDDSGEPGYSSGTSFSGRAKNQAWRWNLDYVVDLHGNAMSYWYTPETNYYAKNGATTGTASYTRGGYLDHILYGQRSDTLFTGTASDKVTFSYAERCTAADCSSLTKTTAPNWPDVPFDSICASGADCHATGPAFFTRKRLTGISTFAWNAAASPAAYTAVDSWALTQQFLDPGDIGDSSDQTLTLKSIQRTGKTGTPITLDPVTFTYQMRANRVDAPTDDILPLNLPRIASVTTETGAITSVTFSDPECVRGSNMPAAEDNDTKSCYPVYWHINGATEASIDWFHKYRVLAVVTSDPTALGQTMESAYSYSGPAWHYNDDPMTPADERTWSVWRGYRTVTTTTGVSSDTQSKTVSVYMQGMDGDKQKDGTTRSVQAAGVSFTGLSVPNITDSNQYAGFTREQVTYDGTTPVSVTLNDPWSSNTATQQKSYANIKAYYVRTAKTQTSTYLTATAGWRTHSVNTTYDSYGMPTQVNDSGQLGLNGDESCTRTWYARNTAVGITSLVSRTRTTSHVCSTAETALVLPADSTNRGDVISDNGIAYDNTAATAWSASQTPTLGEATWTGRASAYPATATGGERNPTSWQTVTKTTYDDATVKLGRILSAADAAGNTTSTAYTPTGAGPLTMIATTNAKTQKTFTYLDYARGNTVMSADVNTKLTESAYDALGRVTAVWLPNRSRGGGDGANYTYAYHVTNEAPPWTSTSTIRGNDVYNTTYTIYDSLLRPLQTQSPGANGGRLLTDTRYDSRGLAYETYADVFDSTANPSGAYARAESGRAPKQTETVFDGVGRPTTSSLYIYGDKTWTSSTSYTGDSTATTALTGGSATRTITDIFGRTTEQREYSGTDPADTAYGAGVGAAYHSTTFTYTRDGKPSTVNSPDAQWSYAYDLFGRQTSVTDPDKGTATTAYNSLDQVASTTDSRQKTLLYAYDPLGRKTDQWQTSQTNANKIATWSYDTLLKGQLDSSTRYIGGTTGTAYTQKVTAYDSLDRPTTTEIDLPATDPMVTSGAVTSKLTTSTYYNLDGTQQYINQPAAGGLNAEIVNTHYNALGLPTDVSGASNYLLGAVYNDIGQTQQLTLGISTAAGVKKAYITNTYQEGTDRLTESAVTDQTHSYPDQDLNYGYDDSGNVTHIYDHTTLGGTSTADNQCFTYDGYKRLTDAWTPATADCATTGRTTANLGGPSPYWTTYTYNDAGLRTSETSHSTTGTSALSTYCYNPARPHALTSVASAATCTGAPTTYVYDNAGDTTTRPNGTDTQSLTWTPEGQLDTLTEKSSAGATKSTTSHIYDADGNLLIRRNTSGQSVLYLGNTEVHLDTTTSTAKYWAQRYYTVGSFTIALRSNQSGTNTLTWLAADQHGTSSLALDSNTQAVTKRYTTPFGAPRTGGTGTWPDDKAFLGKATDPTSSLTYIGAREYDPTTGRFISVDPLLDTTDSQSLNGYAYADNNPATFTDPSGQMLYDDTSGLGFGTAQGLNDWYHDQGYTDSHGQATPKYEQLSFQQGVSYYVQQFTANTKPRKKPHNPLRSIVMGKLVGIGNALDEISDIANPVCWADSDFCSSGDADQFDRWAAALGADTDSDVYKAAKENGSEAAYLAAGGEYGVGGELAVPGAVSVEREVELARMLSDAARQKGMSGVGTVSKAEAEMMGAAWVGPGYRLAKDGRTMISKDKLRQYRPPSFKPNRPAEYGGPGYQANLEWRVVPEKQWQADAHLNIEEAE